Genomic DNA from Oncorhynchus clarkii lewisi isolate Uvic-CL-2024 chromosome 5, UVic_Ocla_1.0, whole genome shotgun sequence:
GGGCAGAACAAGCAGCACCTGGTGACCAAGAACACCGCCAAGCTGGACCGGGAGACAGAGGAGCTGCAGCACCTGAGGGTCTCCCTGGAGGTGGGAAAGGTTATCCAGCAGGGCCGCCAGAACAGTGGCCTCACCCAGAAAGATCTGGCCACTGTGAGTAAAGCTGCTGCAGACCCACATGACTCATTAGGACAGAGGTATTAAACGTTTTTCAGTGAGGACCCCAATTTTTCGGCCAGAATTTCTCGGGACCCAATGTTTTTCGCAGTAACTTTTTGTGACCACCCCACCCCAAATATTATGACACAACCTTAAAATTGgtacattttagatttttttaattaACAAATAACCCTTAATTCGTTACATTTTAATCCCTTATCAAAATGAAAAGAAACCATTAAATATATTTGCAATTTTTTTAATGATCTTTCTCAAAATCGTTTGTATATTACcccatacaataatctgtactATTCATatgtattcattttttattttgggggggaCCCCACTGCAGCTCCCCCTGACTTTGAATACCACAGCATAAGGACATTGGTGCATTTCTGTAGTCAGAATTTCTGTGGCTTACTCTCCTCGTCTTCTCTACATCTGTACTCATCTGAAAACACAGGGTAGGTGAAAACAATGTCCAATACATTCACATCTGTACAGCtgtagatgaggagaggaggacactTCCGAGATGCATCTAATCATGTGTGTATGTAGCTTAAATGACATGGCCTCTGACTGACATTTCAACAGTTTTTGACTGTAGGTCTAAATATCATGTTTTTAGGTCACTGATTTCTTCTGATGTCTCTTTTGGCTTTGACTTTCAGAAAATTAATGAGAAGCCTCAGGTCATCGCAGACTATGAGTGTGGAAAAGCAATTCCCAACAATCAGGTCATGGGCAAAATTGAGAGAGCAATCGGTGAGTGGAATCTGGGACAGACTGTCACACTGACATTGTTAATAATCCACCCCTATGTTTTATCATGTTTCAGAGTAGCGTAATGCCACCTTATCAGTGCTTTTAATTTTACCATTGGTCCTTGTTTGTCTGACGTCACAACTTTTTGTTCTCAGGTTTGAAGCTGCGCGGGAAAGATATTGGACTACCTCTGGAGGCAAAACCAAAGAAGAAATGAGGACAAAGCCTCGAAATCAGCCCCCCCTTCCC
This window encodes:
- the LOC139408679 gene encoding endothelial differentiation-related factor 1 homolog, translated to MAESDWDTVTVLRKKGPTAAQAKSKQAITAAQRRGEDLDTTKKWSAGQNKQHLVTKNTAKLDRETEELQHLRVSLEVGKVIQQGRQNSGLTQKDLATKINEKPQVIADYECGKAIPNNQVMGKIERAIGLKLRGKDIGLPLEAKPKKK